The nucleotide sequence TTCATCTTTATTAAACCATGATTTAAAATGCTCTTTTGAAACACAGCGAAGGTATATTTTTGCTCTTAAAGATATATGGCTGTATTCATGTTTAATTTCACCCAAATAAGTATCATAGAGTTCATCTTTTAAAACTTGGTATTGTTTAAAACTCCATAAACCTTTTAAAAGATTGTTTTCATTTTGAAATAAAGCATATTTATCTTTATATTTATATATTATTAACTGTCTGTTTCTTAATTCTTTTTGTTTTTTGGGCTTTTTTTCTGGGTAAATACTTGCTTCATTTTTCCCTTCACAGCCTTCATTTAAAGGACAGTTATTACATAAAGGTTTTTTACTGGTACACACTTGTGAGCCTAAGTCCATTAAGGCCTGATTATACGCATAGGCATGTTTTTTATAAGAAGAAAATAATTTATGAGATAAAAGCCAAAGTTCTTTATCTTTTGCAGTTTTGATTTTATAATATCTGTATAAAATTCTTTTTACATTAGCATCTAAAATTGGAACTTCTTTTCCAAAAGCAAAACAAGCAATCGCATTAGCAGTAGAAGGGCCAATACCAGGAAGTTCTAATAATTCTTTTACACTTGA is from Campylobacteraceae bacterium and encodes:
- the mutY gene encoding A/G-specific adenine glycosylase; protein product: MKKTALLLWYKQNGRHELPWRNTNNAYHIYLSEIMLQQTQVKTVLERFYFQFLEKFPSFESLCKAKESDVLKAWEGLGYYTRARNIHKTANMIQKNLPSSVKELLELPGIGPSTANAIACFAFGKEVPILDANVKRILYRYYKIKTAKDKELWLLSHKLFSSYKKHAYAYNQALMDLGSQVCTSKKPLCNNCPLNEGCEGKNEASIYPEKKPKKQKELRNRQLIIYKYKDKYALFQNENNLLKGLWSFKQYQVLKDELYDTYLGEIKHEYSHISLRAKIYLRCVSKEHFKSWFNKDEISELALSKIDHKALALEKKYNEG